A single region of the bacterium genome encodes:
- the nikR gene encoding nickel-responsive transcriptional regulator NikR encodes MDKVTRFGVSVDTGLLSQFDKLIEKLGYKSRSEAFRDLIRERLVSEEWKDEKAETVGILALVYSHDSRELTEILTSIQHKYLDTIVSSTHIHLDHHNCLEVIVLKGQSRLIKEISDKLLATKNVKHGKLITTT; translated from the coding sequence ATGGATAAAGTAACGCGCTTTGGAGTATCCGTTGACACAGGCCTTTTAAGTCAATTTGATAAACTCATCGAGAAACTGGGTTACAAGAGCCGGTCAGAAGCTTTCCGGGATCTAATCAGAGAAAGACTGGTGTCCGAAGAATGGAAGGATGAGAAAGCAGAGACTGTGGGCATTCTCGCTCTGGTTTACAGCCATGATTCCAGGGAATTGACTGAAATTCTGACCAGCATCCAGCACAAGTATCTGGATACAATTGTCTCCTCGACTCACATCCATCTTGACCATCATAACTGTCTTGAAGTCATCGTATTGAAAGGACAAAGCAGACTGATTAAAGAGATCTCGGACAAGCTGCTGGCGACGAAGAATGTGAAGCATGGAAAACTGATCACCACGAC